A genome region from Akkermansiaceae bacterium includes the following:
- a CDS encoding heparinase II/III family protein, whose protein sequence is MLKSLLVPLSLAVSLAVCDAGLPAHPRLLVTAADWEKLPARMEAEPAVRNIIQATVARADSVLDAPPVTYVLTGRRMLSVSREALQRVLDLATTWKVSGDRKYLERCREELLAVCAFKDWHPAHHLDTAEMQTAVAIGYDWLHAELSAEQRKAIGTALLEKGLRETFGYKSLQERPNNWNQVCMAGMVFSSIALMDIEPDLCKQAMAEARAAIKVGMKGSYAPDGAYAEGGGYWQYGTDFAILIVEALRTAGLPEAGIVSHPGFLESGRYLVQAHGTSGLLYNYGDTNESQPGISPALAWMARENRSGSLRHFAIQPILAPKLARSSRFLALAAFWIPAAGDVKEDSLPLHFLGSGHSPVAFHRTGYKEDGLFLGIKAGKADVPHGHMDAGSFVLDWAGQRWAADLGKQDYHSLEQKGFVLFQMEQESRRWEVFRLNNHTHNTLTYNGGLHRIDGKAKILSSRGAPENETLLDMSAPLGLPKEATAQRRFTMEDGTVTVTDTLESLKPGDKITWHMITRAKVDSGKDGIELRLGGKRMALDLSSPQSKSIEISPADPPTTDHDEPNPGMTRIFLNAIAGDDGKMTIKAVFRGAE, encoded by the coding sequence ATGTTGAAAAGCCTGCTTGTTCCCCTCTCCCTTGCCGTTTCGCTGGCCGTCTGCGATGCAGGACTCCCCGCCCATCCCCGGCTTCTGGTCACGGCGGCTGATTGGGAAAAACTGCCCGCACGGATGGAGGCGGAGCCGGCTGTCCGCAATATCATACAAGCCACGGTTGCGCGCGCCGACTCGGTGCTCGATGCCCCTCCAGTCACCTACGTGCTGACTGGGCGGCGCATGCTTTCCGTTTCCCGCGAGGCTCTCCAGCGGGTGCTCGACCTGGCGACGACATGGAAGGTTTCCGGCGACCGGAAATACCTCGAACGCTGCCGGGAGGAATTACTGGCGGTCTGTGCCTTCAAGGACTGGCACCCCGCACACCACCTCGACACGGCGGAGATGCAGACAGCGGTGGCGATCGGATACGACTGGCTCCACGCCGAACTCAGCGCGGAGCAGCGCAAGGCCATCGGGACTGCGCTGTTGGAGAAAGGGCTGCGGGAGACCTTCGGTTACAAATCGCTCCAGGAACGCCCTAACAACTGGAACCAGGTATGCATGGCCGGGATGGTTTTTTCGTCCATCGCGCTCATGGACATTGAGCCGGATCTTTGCAAACAGGCGATGGCCGAGGCGCGTGCGGCGATCAAGGTCGGGATGAAGGGCAGCTATGCGCCGGACGGCGCCTACGCGGAGGGCGGCGGTTACTGGCAGTATGGTACGGATTTCGCGATCCTCATCGTCGAAGCACTCAGGACGGCGGGCTTGCCGGAAGCGGGCATTGTTTCCCACCCGGGATTTCTCGAAAGCGGCCGCTACCTCGTGCAAGCTCATGGAACCAGTGGCTTGCTCTACAACTATGGCGATACGAATGAGAGCCAACCGGGGATTAGCCCGGCGCTTGCGTGGATGGCACGGGAGAACCGCAGCGGGTCTTTGCGCCATTTTGCCATCCAACCCATCCTCGCCCCCAAACTCGCCAGATCCAGCCGTTTCCTCGCACTCGCAGCCTTCTGGATTCCGGCAGCGGGAGATGTGAAGGAGGACAGCCTGCCATTGCACTTCCTAGGAAGCGGCCACAGCCCGGTGGCCTTCCACCGCACCGGATACAAGGAGGATGGGCTTTTCCTCGGAATCAAGGCGGGAAAGGCCGATGTCCCCCACGGCCACATGGATGCGGGATCCTTCGTGCTCGATTGGGCGGGACAACGGTGGGCGGCGGATCTCGGGAAACAGGATTACCACTCGCTGGAGCAGAAGGGCTTCGTCCTTTTCCAAATGGAGCAGGAAAGCAGGCGCTGGGAGGTGTTCCGGCTCAACAACCACACCCACAACACGCTCACTTACAACGGCGGGCTCCACCGTATTGATGGAAAGGCGAAAATCCTTTCCTCAAGAGGCGCACCGGAGAACGAGACACTCCTGGACATGTCCGCACCGCTCGGCCTTCCGAAGGAAGCAACCGCGCAGCGCCGCTTCACGATGGAGGATGGAACCGTGACCGTGACGGACACCCTCGAAAGCCTGAAGCCCGGCGACAAGATCACCTGGCACATGATCACCCGCGCAAAGGTGGATTCCGGGAAAGACGGAATCGAACTCCGGCTCGGCGGCAAGAGAATGGCACTCGACCTTTCCTCACCCCAATCGAAATCCATCGAGATCTCCCCCGCCGATCCCCCGACCACCGACCACGACGAGCCGAACCCCGGCATGACAAGGATCTTCCTCAATGCGATTGCCGGGGATGACGGCAAGATGACGATCAAGGCGGTGTTTCGCGGTGCTGAGTGA
- a CDS encoding tetratricopeptide repeat protein: MHIAHCIGMATVSALNAGSLLDFSYGVLEELRGKEDLAGEYYEKAYAADPTAMHLVRMIAEKRLAEGDRAAAFGIFQDAVGARPDEPMIRIEFGDFLGRIGKGDSIAEGKRREAYQQALAAMPGDHLPIERLIRQERELSNDNSAREYLERLRLDTPEAVRYYVATTKSLYDSKDKGARARIEKCFADAAENHPEWSSISRAASDHFREAGDMGKAISILRKHVAAVPSSLDLKIRLGILLLSEKEIGEGIAILKEVLEAHPGKSLAHESLAKQYRLQGKHEEARSHAAELLKIRGGTPDEFLELADELIADGEFRAARLLLEKAVFDRPEDAALMMKLAMASSRDPETKDKSARLFREAEAMLANPADMSPAFLLESARELVAQGQAKAAEERLRNAIRNFPKEAKNETAAAMRALADLWISEGRNTDAAKALISRAEALEK, from the coding sequence ATGCACATCGCACACTGCATCGGCATGGCAACTGTCTCGGCTTTAAACGCGGGCAGCCTGCTGGATTTTTCATACGGGGTGTTGGAGGAGCTGCGCGGCAAGGAGGATCTAGCAGGTGAGTATTACGAAAAAGCTTACGCCGCCGATCCCACCGCCATGCACCTCGTCCGCATGATCGCGGAAAAACGCCTAGCAGAGGGCGATCGTGCAGCCGCCTTCGGGATCTTCCAGGATGCCGTCGGTGCACGTCCCGACGAGCCGATGATACGCATCGAGTTCGGGGATTTTCTCGGGCGCATCGGGAAAGGTGATTCCATCGCGGAGGGAAAACGTCGCGAAGCCTACCAGCAAGCGCTTGCCGCCATGCCCGGCGATCACTTGCCAATCGAGCGCCTCATCCGACAGGAGCGCGAGCTCAGCAACGACAACAGCGCCCGCGAATATCTTGAGAGGCTGAGGCTCGATACGCCGGAGGCCGTCCGCTATTACGTCGCTACAACGAAGAGCCTCTACGACAGCAAGGACAAGGGCGCTCGGGCCCGCATCGAGAAATGCTTTGCCGATGCTGCGGAAAATCACCCCGAGTGGTCATCCATTTCCCGCGCCGCCAGCGACCATTTCCGCGAGGCCGGGGACATGGGGAAAGCCATCTCCATCCTTCGGAAGCACGTGGCGGCCGTCCCTTCCTCGCTCGATCTGAAAATCCGCCTCGGGATCCTGCTTCTCTCCGAAAAGGAGATCGGGGAAGGCATCGCCATACTCAAGGAGGTTCTGGAGGCGCATCCCGGGAAATCCCTCGCCCACGAATCCCTCGCCAAGCAATACCGCCTCCAGGGAAAGCATGAGGAGGCGAGAAGCCATGCCGCCGAGCTCCTCAAGATCCGCGGCGGCACCCCCGATGAATTCCTGGAACTCGCCGACGAGCTCATCGCCGACGGCGAGTTCCGCGCCGCCCGCCTGCTCTTGGAAAAAGCCGTCTTCGATCGACCCGAGGACGCCGCTCTCATGATGAAACTCGCCATGGCCAGCTCCCGGGATCCGGAGACCAAAGACAAGTCCGCCCGCCTTTTCCGCGAGGCCGAGGCGATGTTGGCCAACCCCGCCGACATGTCGCCCGCCTTCCTGCTGGAGTCCGCCCGCGAGCTCGTTGCCCAAGGCCAGGCCAAAGCCGCCGAGGAACGCCTCCGCAATGCCATCCGCAATTTCCCCAAGGAGGCAAAAAACGAAACCGCCGCAGCCATGCGTGCCCTCGCGGATCTCTGGATCTCGGAAGGCCGCAATACCGACGCGGCCAAGGCCCTGATCTCACGCGCCGAGGCACTGGAAAAGTAA
- a CDS encoding pyridoxine 5'-phosphate synthase — translation MGLLLGVNIDHVATLRQARYALLPDSPNAEPSVVDAALEAKAGGADSITVHVRGDRRHMQDADVFRIKDACDLPLNLELGITEEMMDLAFRLKPQFACLVPETREEVTTEGGLDVVALSGTVREAVKRLKDRGIKVSLFIDPVPQHVEEASRSGADMIELHTGAFANAEDPAEELSRLIAAAELGHSLGLQVNAGHGLNYRNLPLLFKVPHLTELNIGHSIVSRAVSVGIRQAVAEMVSGMKGYGA, via the coding sequence ATGGGACTTTTGCTCGGGGTGAACATCGATCACGTGGCCACGCTGCGGCAGGCGCGCTACGCCCTTTTGCCGGATTCCCCGAATGCGGAGCCTTCCGTCGTGGACGCTGCGCTGGAGGCGAAGGCCGGCGGGGCGGACTCGATCACCGTGCACGTGCGCGGCGACCGCAGGCACATGCAGGATGCCGATGTGTTCCGGATCAAGGATGCCTGCGACCTGCCGCTCAACCTGGAGCTTGGCATCACCGAGGAGATGATGGATCTCGCGTTCCGGCTCAAACCGCAATTCGCGTGCCTCGTCCCGGAAACGCGTGAGGAAGTCACCACCGAGGGCGGGCTGGATGTTGTCGCGCTTTCCGGGACGGTGAGGGAAGCGGTGAAACGTCTCAAAGACCGCGGCATCAAGGTCAGCCTGTTCATCGATCCGGTGCCGCAGCATGTTGAGGAGGCATCCCGCTCCGGGGCGGACATGATCGAGCTTCACACCGGGGCTTTCGCCAACGCGGAGGATCCTGCGGAGGAACTTTCCCGTCTCATCGCTGCGGCGGAGCTGGGTCATTCGCTCGGCCTCCAGGTGAACGCGGGCCACGGACTCAACTACCGGAATCTCCCGCTGCTCTTCAAGGTGCCCCATCTGACGGAGCTGAACATCGGCCACAGCATTGTCTCCCGTGCGGTTAGCGTGGGCATCAGGCAGGCGGTCGCGGAGATGGTGTCGGGGATGAAGGGATACGGCGCATGA
- the acpS gene encoding holo-ACP synthase has protein sequence MIIYGIGIDVVEVDRIEAAMEKLGDVFVGRLFTIREQEYCSKQKRPALHYAARFAAKEAVSKALGTGIGGQAGWLDMEVERAETGAPKMVFSGNAAEFLAREGIAEVQVSLSHAKEYAAANAVAVRIPR, from the coding sequence ATGATCATCTACGGGATCGGGATCGATGTGGTGGAGGTGGATCGCATCGAGGCGGCCATGGAAAAGCTGGGGGATGTGTTCGTTGGGAGATTGTTCACGATCCGGGAGCAGGAGTATTGCTCGAAACAAAAACGACCCGCCCTCCATTACGCGGCGCGCTTCGCAGCGAAGGAAGCGGTCTCGAAAGCCCTCGGGACAGGGATAGGCGGGCAGGCGGGTTGGTTGGATATGGAAGTGGAGCGGGCGGAAACCGGCGCACCGAAAATGGTTTTCAGCGGCAATGCGGCGGAATTCCTTGCCCGGGAGGGGATCGCGGAGGTGCAGGTGAGCCTCAGCCATGCCAAGGAATACGCGGCGGCGAATGCCGTGGCGGTGCGCATCCCCCGCTAA
- the hemB gene encoding porphobilinogen synthase — MEMMMRGRRNRRTAAIRGLVRETRLHVEDLILPLFFHADAEDVAIASMPGCTRWSLQGLVAEVQSARALGIRAVVLFPKIEERLKSPDAAECANDDGHVPQAIRAIKSACPDVCVITDVALDPYNSDGHDGIVVREGDSLKILNDETVEVLCRQALCHARAGADIVAPSDMMDGRIGAIRVALDESGFEEVGIMAYTAKYASAFYGPFRGALDSAPKEGDKKTYQMDPGNVREAVRELLMDEEEGADIVMVKPAGPYLDVIARLRDETTLPIAAYQVSGEYLMIKSACAGGWLDENAVVMESLLGIRRAGADMILTYFAKHVAGYLNKYAE; from the coding sequence ATGGAAATGATGATGCGCGGCAGGAGGAACAGGCGGACGGCCGCGATACGCGGCTTGGTGCGGGAAACCCGGTTGCATGTGGAAGACCTGATCCTACCGCTGTTTTTCCATGCGGATGCCGAGGATGTGGCGATCGCCTCCATGCCCGGATGCACCCGATGGTCGCTGCAAGGACTCGTCGCCGAGGTGCAGTCCGCCCGCGCGCTCGGCATCCGCGCGGTGGTGCTTTTCCCGAAAATCGAGGAACGCCTGAAATCCCCGGACGCGGCGGAATGCGCGAACGATGACGGCCACGTCCCCCAGGCCATCCGCGCCATCAAATCCGCCTGCCCGGATGTCTGCGTGATCACCGATGTCGCCCTGGACCCCTACAACTCCGACGGCCACGACGGCATCGTGGTGAGGGAGGGGGACTCCCTCAAAATCCTCAACGACGAGACCGTTGAGGTACTCTGCAGGCAAGCGCTCTGCCATGCCCGCGCCGGGGCGGACATTGTCGCCCCCTCCGACATGATGGACGGGCGGATCGGCGCGATCCGCGTGGCCCTGGACGAGTCCGGTTTCGAGGAAGTCGGGATCATGGCCTACACGGCGAAATACGCCTCCGCCTTCTACGGCCCATTTCGGGGGGCTTTGGATTCGGCTCCCAAGGAGGGCGACAAGAAGACCTACCAGATGGATCCCGGCAACGTCCGCGAGGCGGTCCGCGAGCTGCTCATGGACGAGGAGGAGGGCGCGGACATCGTCATGGTCAAGCCCGCCGGACCCTACCTCGATGTGATCGCCCGGCTCCGGGATGAGACGACCTTACCCATCGCCGCCTACCAGGTGAGCGGCGAATACCTCATGATCAAGAGCGCCTGTGCGGGCGGCTGGCTCGACGAAAACGCGGTGGTCATGGAAAGCCTGCTCGGGATTCGGCGCGCCGGTGCCGACATGATACTCACCTACTTCGCAAAACATGTCGCTGGCTATCTGAATAAATACGCTGAGTAA
- a CDS encoding beta-lactamase family protein, producing the protein MNGEEISEIEGGWLNRERSSKWLKRTLAPVYSATKAPAAATLLHVLDGRGLTIETNVGEVWPGFPLPDASFAEMLSHQCGLAALDEVVDVFDHTAVVAAMQRQKPGWQPGEGHGYHPRTYGFLLDECVRRLDGRCLGRVWNEDIAAPAGIDFWIGLPESEWGRVASLVPGRATVSPSEQEFYEAFGTPGSLTRRAFSSPKGLHAIAEMNSPKAWSAALPAMGGVGSASGLAKFYQLAIGAMPGPFSDAVRKSLAGLQSSGDDRVLLRQTAFTCGCQKDPVDADGNKKRFLYGKSTAAFGHPGAGGSHGFGDPASGLSFGYVMNQMELSVMPGERCLGLVQRLG; encoded by the coding sequence ATGAATGGCGAGGAAATCTCAGAAATCGAAGGTGGCTGGCTCAATAGGGAGCGATCCAGCAAATGGTTAAAGCGAACGTTGGCTCCGGTGTATTCGGCGACCAAGGCTCCGGCGGCGGCAACCCTGCTGCATGTGCTCGATGGGCGCGGACTAACGATTGAAACGAATGTTGGTGAGGTTTGGCCGGGATTTCCTCTGCCGGATGCGAGCTTCGCGGAGATGCTTTCCCATCAGTGCGGTCTGGCGGCCTTGGATGAGGTGGTGGACGTGTTCGACCATACGGCGGTGGTTGCGGCGATGCAGCGGCAGAAGCCAGGGTGGCAGCCGGGAGAGGGGCACGGGTATCATCCGCGTACGTATGGTTTCCTGCTGGACGAATGCGTGCGCAGGCTTGATGGGCGGTGCCTGGGGCGGGTCTGGAACGAGGACATCGCCGCCCCGGCGGGGATCGACTTCTGGATCGGCCTGCCCGAAAGCGAGTGGGGTCGGGTGGCGTCCTTGGTTCCGGGAAGGGCTACGGTCTCGCCGTCCGAGCAGGAATTTTACGAAGCGTTCGGGACTCCAGGAAGCCTGACCCGGCGCGCATTTTCCTCGCCGAAAGGGCTCCATGCGATCGCGGAAATGAACAGCCCGAAGGCGTGGTCGGCCGCCCTGCCGGCGATGGGTGGCGTAGGCTCGGCAAGCGGATTGGCGAAATTCTACCAGCTCGCCATCGGTGCGATGCCTGGGCCTTTTTCCGATGCGGTGCGGAAATCCCTGGCCGGGCTCCAGTCCAGCGGGGATGACAGGGTGCTGCTGCGTCAGACCGCCTTCACCTGCGGTTGCCAAAAAGACCCGGTGGATGCGGATGGCAACAAGAAGCGCTTTCTTTACGGGAAATCCACCGCCGCCTTCGGCCATCCGGGCGCAGGAGGCAGCCACGGCTTCGGTGATCCCGCAAGCGGGCTGTCCTTCGGCTACGTGATGAACCAGATGGAACTCAGCGTCATGCCAGGTGAGCGTTGCCTGGGGCTGGTGCAGCGGCTCGGTTGA
- a CDS encoding alkaline phosphatase family protein, with product MRLAVLNVVGLSESLLGGNAPGITAFAEKNGLQNYAPAFPALTTTAQSSILTGTPPERHGIVANGWYDRETAEVRFWKQSNHIVHGEKIWDTLRKTVPGFTCAKLFWWYNMHSSADFTVTPRPLYPADGSKHFDIHTQPMGLRDELKAALGPFPFPAFWGPAAGIASSEWIAASAKHVEEINSPTLSLVYLPHLDYCLQKDGPGAPSIAHEVQAIDRVVTDLIRFYESRGVKVMLLSEYGISPVDKPIHLNRLFREKGWLSIKNELGRETLDCGGCKAFAVADHQIAHVYVNDPGTLPEVRALLESTPGIAEIRPQNHPRSGDLIAIADPDAWFTYYYWTDDAKAPDFARTIDIHRKPGYDPCELFIDPQIGFPKLRIAKFLLKKKLGIRGLLDVIPLDASLVKGSHGREKVADAEKPLLIGSRYGVRCAEDVHAAILAEFGQKSLPERSS from the coding sequence ATGCGCCTCGCAGTCCTCAATGTTGTCGGCCTCTCGGAATCCCTGCTTGGGGGAAATGCCCCGGGCATCACGGCCTTTGCGGAAAAGAACGGTCTCCAGAACTATGCCCCGGCCTTCCCCGCACTCACGACCACCGCCCAGTCCTCCATCCTCACCGGCACGCCGCCGGAAAGACACGGGATCGTCGCCAACGGCTGGTATGACCGCGAGACGGCGGAGGTGCGATTCTGGAAGCAGTCGAACCATATCGTCCACGGCGAAAAGATCTGGGACACCCTGCGCAAGACCGTCCCCGGCTTCACCTGCGCGAAGCTGTTCTGGTGGTACAACATGCACTCCTCGGCGGACTTCACCGTCACCCCCCGCCCGCTTTATCCGGCGGACGGATCAAAACACTTCGATATCCACACCCAGCCCATGGGTCTGCGCGATGAGCTAAAGGCCGCGCTCGGCCCCTTCCCCTTCCCGGCGTTCTGGGGCCCTGCGGCGGGGATCGCCTCCTCGGAATGGATCGCCGCATCGGCCAAACACGTTGAGGAAATCAACTCCCCCACCCTCTCCCTGGTCTATCTCCCTCACCTCGACTACTGCCTCCAGAAAGACGGGCCGGGCGCGCCAAGCATTGCCCATGAGGTGCAGGCCATCGACCGGGTGGTCACGGATCTGATCCGCTTCTACGAATCGCGCGGCGTGAAGGTAATGCTTCTTTCCGAATACGGGATCTCGCCCGTGGACAAGCCCATCCATCTCAACCGCCTTTTCCGCGAAAAGGGCTGGCTCTCGATCAAGAACGAGCTTGGGCGCGAAACCCTCGATTGCGGCGGCTGCAAGGCGTTCGCCGTCGCCGACCACCAGATCGCACACGTCTATGTGAACGATCCAGGCACCCTCCCGGAAGTCCGCGCCCTCCTGGAAAGCACCCCCGGCATCGCCGAGATCCGCCCGCAGAACCATCCCCGTTCCGGCGACCTCATCGCCATCGCCGATCCCGACGCATGGTTCACCTACTACTACTGGACCGATGACGCGAAAGCCCCCGACTTCGCCCGCACCATCGATATTCACCGCAAGCCCGGCTACGATCCCTGCGAGCTTTTCATCGATCCCCAGATCGGTTTCCCCAAGCTCAGGATCGCAAAATTCCTGCTCAAGAAAAAACTGGGGATACGCGGCCTGCTCGATGTCATCCCGTTGGATGCCAGCCTCGTCAAAGGCTCACATGGCAGGGAAAAGGTTGCGGATGCGGAAAAACCCCTGCTGATCGGTTCCCGTTACGGGGTGCGGTGCGCTGAAGATGTCCATGCCGCGATCCTCGCTGAGTTCGGGCAGAAGTCGTTGCCGGAGAGGTCTTCCTAA
- a CDS encoding N-acetyl-gamma-glutamyl-phosphate reductase yields the protein MKRTKTAIVGASGYTGMELLRILLTHPNVELAAVTSRAEAGRRLDQVFPRFAKAGSAALTFSEPDPDLIAATGAEVAFLALPHGIAAEIARALLERGLKVIDLSADFRLRSAAIYEEFYGHPHPAPDLLEKAVYGLPEIRSAEIAAASLIASPGCYPTSIILPLLPLLRENLIDPATIVANSMSGVSGAGRKADLSLLFCECNESARAYGVPKHRHLSEIEQELSIAAGEIVTISFIPHLIPVNAGICTTSTAILRQGVSPDQIGAALDAAYSDAAFVRLLGRGKPADTKMVTRTNFIDIGWETDPRTGRVILMSAEDNLGKGAGGQAVQSFNLMAGIDERTGLGTW from the coding sequence GTGAAACGAACCAAGACAGCCATCGTCGGAGCCAGCGGATACACCGGCATGGAACTCCTGCGCATCCTCCTCACGCATCCTAACGTGGAACTTGCCGCCGTGACCTCCCGCGCTGAAGCGGGCAGGCGCCTCGACCAGGTGTTCCCTCGCTTCGCAAAGGCCGGTTCCGCCGCGCTGACATTTTCCGAGCCGGATCCCGATCTCATCGCCGCCACCGGCGCGGAGGTCGCATTCCTCGCCCTGCCCCACGGCATTGCGGCGGAGATCGCGCGCGCCCTCTTGGAGCGTGGGCTGAAAGTCATCGACCTCAGCGCGGATTTCCGTCTCCGCTCGGCAGCAATCTATGAGGAATTCTACGGCCACCCGCACCCCGCCCCGGATCTTTTGGAAAAGGCGGTCTATGGCCTTCCGGAAATCCGTTCTGCGGAAATCGCCGCCGCCAGCCTCATCGCCTCCCCCGGATGTTATCCAACCAGCATCATCCTGCCCTTGCTTCCCTTGCTGCGTGAAAACCTCATCGACCCAGCAACCATCGTCGCAAACTCCATGAGCGGCGTCAGCGGCGCAGGCCGCAAGGCGGATCTCTCCCTGCTCTTCTGCGAGTGCAATGAAAGCGCCCGCGCTTACGGCGTGCCGAAGCACAGGCACCTTTCCGAGATCGAACAGGAACTCTCCATCGCAGCGGGCGAGATCGTGACCATTTCCTTCATACCCCACCTCATCCCGGTCAATGCCGGCATCTGCACCACAAGCACCGCAATTCTCCGCCAAGGCGTCTCGCCCGATCAGATCGGCGCAGCTCTCGATGCCGCGTATTCCGATGCCGCCTTCGTCCGACTGTTAGGACGTGGCAAGCCCGCCGACACGAAAATGGTGACCCGCACCAATTTCATCGACATCGGCTGGGAAACCGACCCGCGCACGGGTCGCGTCATCCTCATGAGCGCGGAGGACAACCTCGGAAAAGGCGCCGGAGGACAGGCCGTCCAGAGCTTCAACCTCATGGCCGGCATCGACGAGCGAACCGGCCTTGGCACATGGTGA
- a CDS encoding efflux transporter outer membrane subunit encodes MGYENLLPTSITAGAACLLLVSCPSLPDPKAGAMDAGLGIPAGYNGGRAPVPELVESMGSLFGDANLRRQIARAEKHNPDLDAAAARLEEAGFHTRSARSGLFPSLAGNAGSSRSQTNAAGAGFNFGSVITERNSASLDAQWEVDVWGRIRAGVAAADASRDAVAADYEAARQSIAAQTAQAWFELVAATKLRDLAGERMDSFQSTYDLVDRRFALGTAGLGELSLAKTDIENARAEINGRQDSRDRAARRLATLSGSYPDAGGRAADWPSMKRAVAAGIPSTLLESRPDIFSAYMRILAADASVKVAHRDLFPRFSLTSGGGQQSSALRDLADTDFTVWGIAANLSAPIVDGGSRRAELGAANARAKQALAAYRSTVLNAFREVEDALGSELYLAKQEEATAAALKAASTAEEQALRNYESGLVEILTVLDAKRRRFSAEESLIQLRNLRFQNRVALALALGKAY; translated from the coding sequence ATGGGATACGAGAATCTTTTACCGACGAGCATCACGGCGGGGGCGGCGTGCCTGCTTCTGGTTTCCTGCCCATCGCTGCCTGATCCGAAGGCGGGGGCGATGGATGCGGGGCTGGGCATACCCGCCGGTTACAATGGCGGCAGGGCGCCGGTGCCGGAGCTGGTGGAAAGCATGGGCAGCCTTTTCGGGGATGCGAACCTGCGTCGGCAGATCGCACGGGCGGAAAAGCACAATCCCGACCTGGATGCGGCGGCGGCGAGGCTTGAGGAAGCCGGCTTCCATACCCGGAGCGCTCGCTCCGGCCTTTTTCCATCCCTTGCCGGAAACGCGGGATCGAGCCGCTCGCAGACGAATGCAGCGGGCGCGGGCTTCAACTTCGGATCGGTGATCACCGAGCGCAACAGCGCCTCGCTCGACGCGCAGTGGGAGGTGGATGTCTGGGGGCGGATCCGGGCGGGGGTGGCTGCGGCGGATGCGAGCCGCGATGCGGTGGCGGCGGATTACGAGGCGGCGCGGCAATCCATCGCGGCGCAAACCGCTCAGGCGTGGTTCGAGCTGGTGGCGGCGACCAAGCTCCGCGATCTGGCGGGGGAGCGGATGGATTCCTTCCAAAGCACCTACGACCTTGTGGACAGGAGGTTCGCGCTTGGCACGGCGGGACTGGGCGAGCTGAGCCTTGCGAAAACGGACATAGAGAACGCGAGGGCTGAGATCAACGGGCGGCAGGACAGCCGCGACCGTGCGGCACGCAGGCTTGCCACGCTCAGCGGCAGCTACCCGGATGCGGGCGGTCGTGCGGCGGACTGGCCTTCGATGAAGCGGGCGGTTGCTGCGGGGATCCCTTCCACCTTGCTGGAGTCGCGGCCTGATATTTTTTCCGCCTACATGCGCATCCTTGCGGCGGACGCGAGCGTGAAGGTGGCGCACAGGGATCTTTTCCCGCGCTTCAGCCTCACCTCCGGCGGCGGCCAGCAATCCTCCGCGCTGCGCGATCTTGCGGACACCGATTTCACCGTCTGGGGGATAGCCGCGAACCTGAGTGCGCCTATCGTCGATGGCGGGAGCAGGCGGGCGGAACTGGGTGCCGCCAATGCGAGGGCGAAGCAGGCGCTCGCCGCCTACCGCTCGACCGTGCTCAATGCCTTCCGCGAGGTGGAGGACGCGCTGGGCTCCGAGCTTTATCTTGCAAAACAGGAGGAGGCGACCGCCGCCGCGCTCAAGGCGGCATCCACCGCGGAGGAACAAGCCCTGCGCAACTACGAATCCGGCCTGGTGGAAATCCTCACGGTTCTGGATGCGAAGCGCCGCCGTTTTTCTGCGGAGGAAAGCCTGATCCAGCT